In one Mucilaginibacter ginsenosidivorax genomic region, the following are encoded:
- a CDS encoding FRG domain-containing protein, with the protein MTFLTRNSPDTFETRYRKQQNLLCFELRQKGVKEITIEQLCRSGYYMVEWEPNKIFDSFYGASLALRGQFNTDILLRSKDYGIEASIALRPQEYYISKIEQISEILSADERSKYYLDNGYFSYRGQRNEYTVKREFSNPTLSNENGDERLIIPGCWRKYKSNFNKRKIDADLEDVFSTGDADDIIYHGINDYQQIPSNYFKRNGYFSANELIDSTDPAEQAYYERWWQLKANAEYNSELAIVSQHYGFDTTGLDLTFDYKTACFFATQRFEMQTNGKAQYRPVGDGQHEGVIYCFYFRIPTITSTKDIIKNLTSLQHLHPLRPVRQQCALPFFLFDNFNEATCYLYAVFHLNKDFDSQGLPTKEYLFPGRGDDQFYDAVLKAKGNNRALNGFVEYDF; encoded by the coding sequence ATGACTTTTTTAACCCGCAACTCACCCGATACCTTTGAAACCCGTTATCGTAAACAACAAAATCTATTATGTTTTGAACTTCGTCAAAAAGGAGTGAAGGAAATAACGATTGAGCAGCTGTGTAGGTCAGGTTATTACATGGTCGAATGGGAGCCAAACAAAATATTTGATAGCTTTTATGGTGCTTCTCTCGCATTAAGGGGGCAATTTAACACAGATATACTTTTGCGTTCTAAAGATTATGGAATTGAGGCGTCAATCGCTTTAAGACCTCAAGAATATTACATTTCAAAGATCGAACAAATCTCCGAAATTCTTTCCGCTGACGAGCGTAGTAAGTATTATCTCGATAATGGCTATTTTAGCTATAGAGGACAAAGAAATGAGTATACAGTAAAGCGTGAATTCTCAAATCCGACATTAAGCAATGAGAATGGTGATGAACGACTGATTATACCCGGCTGTTGGAGGAAATATAAATCAAATTTCAATAAAAGAAAAATTGATGCCGATCTTGAAGATGTTTTCTCAACTGGAGATGCAGACGATATTATTTATCACGGCATAAATGATTATCAGCAAATACCAAGCAATTATTTTAAACGGAACGGATACTTTTCTGCCAATGAACTTATTGATAGTACTGATCCGGCGGAGCAAGCTTATTATGAGCGGTGGTGGCAATTGAAAGCAAATGCTGAATATAACTCCGAGTTGGCAATTGTTTCACAACATTATGGTTTTGACACGACTGGTTTAGATCTTACTTTCGACTACAAAACCGCATGTTTCTTTGCAACGCAACGATTTGAAATGCAAACAAATGGAAAAGCCCAGTATCGTCCTGTCGGAGATGGGCAACATGAAGGCGTGATATACTGTTTTTACTTTAGAATACCGACAATTACCTCAACAAAGGATATCATCAAAAATCTGACTTCATTACAACATTTGCATCCATTAAGGCCTGTCAGGCAACAATGCGCCTTGCCATTTTTTCTTTTCGATAACTTTAACGAAGCCACTTGCTATTTATATGCCGTGTTTCACCTTAACAAAGATTTTGATTCGCAGGGGTTGCCAACCAAAGAGTACTTGTTCCCAGGTAGAGGGGATGATCAGTTTTATGATGCTGTTTTAAAAGCAAAGGGAAATAATCGTGCTTTGAATGGGTTTGTCGAATATGATTTTTGA
- a CDS encoding DUF3800 domain-containing protein — protein MLYKYGRGGRPLPEFHFTDLINRRKDYRGLDTETVKNIFKDFTALINRYNLPYFIQTMTPRTMDENGLRDPKNRGLDELALEFIFMRIKIFAEEYNLRNMFEIFIDEGLRKSGHFIVIDRLSELMNQNIATFKTSHEFLLIQVADFFAFVLNRNQLIAIKEQRTEFDVEIMGMVNSIFRGNLGSGSVDVLMGEDFTKADYDDYQIQKRKETGIYPFWKKINKA, from the coding sequence TTGCTGTATAAATACGGAAGAGGTGGTCGGCCTTTACCGGAATTTCATTTTACCGACCTCATCAATCGGCGTAAGGATTATCGGGGTTTGGATACTGAAACAGTGAAAAATATTTTTAAAGATTTTACGGCTTTGATAAATAGGTATAACCTGCCTTACTTTATCCAAACGATGACGCCACGGACCATGGATGAAAACGGATTGCGCGACCCGAAAAACCGCGGCTTAGATGAGTTGGCGCTGGAATTTATATTTATGCGGATCAAAATATTTGCTGAAGAATACAATCTTCGGAATATGTTTGAGATTTTTATTGACGAAGGTCTAAGGAAAAGCGGGCACTTCATCGTTATTGACCGTCTGAGTGAATTGATGAATCAGAATATCGCTACATTCAAAACTTCTCATGAGTTTTTATTAATCCAAGTAGCTGATTTTTTTGCTTTTGTATTGAACCGGAATCAACTCATCGCGATCAAAGAACAGAGAACGGAATTTGATGTGGAAATAATGGGAATGGTTAATTCAATCTTTCGGGGTAATCTGGGTTCAGGAAGCGTGGACGTACTGATGGGGGAAGATTTTACAAAAGCCGATTATGATGATTATCAAATTCAAAAACGCAAGGAAACGGGCATTTATCCGTTTTGGAAAAAAATAAACAAAGCCTGA
- a CDS encoding 2OG-Fe(II) oxygenase, producing MMQLRVLTSDVFIIEDFWTPEACDDFIFKTEAIGYEPATIETGSGQKVVTAVRNNNRVIYKDDELAGILWQQLKPFAPNQIGYSKAVGLNELFRFYKYQPGQEFKRHRDQSYIRNNGEASYYTFMIYLNENYEGGETNFGDITIQPKKGLALVFLHNLEHEGRPVTEGTKYVLRTDIMYRLENKA from the coding sequence ATGATGCAACTCCGTGTTTTGACAAGTGATGTTTTCATAATTGAAGATTTTTGGACGCCGGAAGCGTGTGACGACTTTATTTTTAAAACTGAGGCGATAGGTTACGAGCCTGCAACCATTGAAACGGGGAGCGGACAAAAAGTTGTTACAGCGGTTCGTAATAACAATAGGGTTATTTATAAAGACGATGAGCTTGCCGGCATACTTTGGCAACAACTAAAGCCATTTGCACCTAACCAAATTGGGTATAGTAAAGCTGTTGGCTTAAATGAACTTTTTAGATTTTATAAGTATCAGCCCGGTCAGGAATTTAAGCGCCACAGAGATCAAAGTTATATCAGAAATAATGGCGAAGCAAGCTACTATACCTTTATGATTTATTTAAATGAAAATTATGAAGGAGGTGAGACGAATTTTGGTGATATAACTATTCAACCCAAAAAGGGATTGGCTCTCGTTTTCTTACACAATTTAGAACACGAAGGCAGGCCGGTAACAGAAGGTACAAAATACGTTTTGCGTACCGACATCATGTATCGCCTGGAGAATAAAGCTTGA
- a CDS encoding HAD-IIA family hydrolase encodes MKQGLLIDMDGVIYSGEELIYGADKFIKYLIDSDIPFAFMTNNSQRTSLEVVRKLKGLGIEVEDRHVYTSAMATGKFLGDQSPNSTAYVLGEGGLLSSLHENGITLVNTDPEFVVLGEGRNFTLEMVQRAVDMILAGAKFITTNRDPSPKKPGWNNLGIAATTAMIEEATGRKAFVTGKPSPVMMRSARKFLGLETAETTVIGDTMETDIQGGVQMGYKTILVLSGISTKDRLAHYAFKPDMVASSVDEIKFPLKWWDKVPG; translated from the coding sequence ATGAAACAAGGACTTTTAATCGATATGGATGGTGTTATCTATAGCGGTGAGGAACTGATATACGGTGCGGATAAATTTATCAAATATTTAATTGATAGTGATATCCCTTTTGCTTTTATGACCAACAATAGCCAGCGGACAAGCCTGGAAGTTGTACGTAAATTAAAGGGTTTGGGAATTGAGGTGGAAGATAGGCATGTTTATACCAGTGCTATGGCTACCGGCAAGTTTTTGGGTGATCAAAGCCCTAACAGCACGGCCTATGTTTTAGGCGAAGGTGGTTTATTAAGCAGTTTGCATGAAAATGGCATTACGCTGGTAAATACCGATCCGGAGTTTGTTGTTTTGGGCGAAGGCCGCAATTTTACATTAGAAATGGTTCAGCGCGCGGTAGACATGATTTTGGCGGGCGCCAAATTTATCACCACCAACCGCGATCCCTCCCCTAAAAAACCAGGATGGAACAATTTAGGCATTGCAGCAACTACCGCGATGATTGAAGAAGCCACAGGCCGAAAGGCTTTTGTTACCGGCAAACCAAGCCCGGTAATGATGCGGTCGGCCCGTAAATTCCTGGGGCTGGAAACAGCGGAAACCACGGTGATAGGCGATACAATGGAAACCGATATACAGGGAGGCGTGCAAATGGGTTATAAAACCATCCTGGTTTTGTCGGGGATCTCAACTAAAGACAGGCTTGCGCATTATGCATTTAAGCCGGATATGGTTGCAAGCTCGGTAGACGAAATCAAATTTCCGTTAAAATGGTGGGATAAAGTTCCCGGTTAA
- a CDS encoding DUF6607 family protein has product MKKQICLTLGLLIQATAALYAQSKTEQDRAAIRSLGGYYKVTFDYAETFAPDTAYKNHPKYHASGYEWAVVEEESPKKIVIQHILVTGDTSVIKHWREDWVYEENNLVTFDKDNTWKKVNLKPAEVKGRWVQKVFQVDDSPRYESLGTWVHVDGRHEWHSECDAPLPRREFTKRSDYNVLRRGNRIYLTANGWMFEQDNQKIIRSATEDKLLVREKGYEEFIKADESKFNYAKSWWKTRKSYWTSVRQVWDDVYAQHAQVKLKGKTDGKLLYERLFDLADQSAKEKWDTAKNKLEINKVIENYLEII; this is encoded by the coding sequence ATGAAAAAACAAATATGTTTAACACTGGGCCTGCTGATACAGGCTACAGCCGCCCTTTACGCGCAATCAAAAACAGAACAGGACCGCGCGGCCATTCGGTCGCTCGGCGGCTATTATAAAGTAACTTTTGACTACGCGGAAACCTTCGCGCCTGATACTGCTTACAAAAATCATCCTAAATACCATGCCTCTGGTTATGAATGGGCAGTGGTTGAGGAAGAATCGCCCAAAAAGATCGTGATCCAGCATATCCTGGTTACCGGTGATACTTCTGTGATTAAGCATTGGCGCGAAGATTGGGTTTATGAAGAAAATAACCTGGTAACGTTTGATAAGGACAACACATGGAAAAAAGTAAACCTAAAACCAGCCGAAGTAAAAGGCCGCTGGGTGCAAAAAGTATTCCAGGTTGATGACAGCCCACGGTATGAAAGCTTGGGAACCTGGGTACATGTTGATGGCAGGCATGAGTGGCACAGCGAATGTGATGCCCCCCTGCCCCGCCGGGAATTTACCAAGCGCAGCGATTATAACGTACTCAGAAGAGGAAACAGGATTTACCTGACCGCCAACGGGTGGATGTTTGAGCAGGATAACCAGAAAATTATCCGTTCTGCCACCGAAGATAAATTACTGGTACGCGAAAAGGGCTACGAAGAATTTATCAAAGCAGATGAAAGTAAATTTAATTACGCTAAAAGCTGGTGGAAAACCCGGAAATCTTACTGGACATCTGTAAGGCAGGTTTGGGACGATGTTTATGCGCAACATGCACAGGTAAAACTAAAAGGAAAAACAGATGGAAAGCTGCTATACGAAAGGCTTTTTGACCTGGCCGACCAGTCTGCAAAAGAAAAATGGGATACCGCCAAAAATAAATTGGAAATCAATAAGGTTATCGAAAATTACCTGGAAATCATTTAA
- a CDS encoding HmuY family protein, whose protein sequence is MNKFTTLSLALSSAIILLASSCSKNSDNATPAVSKLSTKTVTDLDGSTTNVYYSLSTGTQITGADTATTKWDIKFKGTSIFINGGTSGTGTTQAQIVSSTFETLAAAPTAGYKTDAAGTPAISGWYTYTATTEPQHAILTVPGKIIVIKTSAGNYAKVEMISYYKGNPNTTTAEFANLATRPASRYYTFRFAYQGDGTTSLQ, encoded by the coding sequence ATGAACAAATTCACAACTTTATCATTGGCATTAAGCAGTGCAATCATTTTACTGGCATCATCATGCAGTAAAAACAGCGACAACGCCACTCCTGCAGTAAGTAAGCTCAGCACAAAAACAGTTACCGATCTTGACGGCTCAACAACTAACGTTTATTACAGCCTTTCAACCGGCACACAAATTACCGGCGCCGATACGGCCACTACCAAATGGGACATTAAATTTAAGGGGACAAGCATATTTATAAACGGCGGTACATCAGGCACCGGAACCACCCAGGCCCAGATAGTAAGCAGCACTTTTGAAACTTTGGCTGCCGCGCCAACGGCCGGTTATAAAACAGATGCAGCGGGTACCCCAGCCATATCGGGATGGTATACCTACACGGCCACCACCGAGCCACAGCATGCCATCCTTACCGTGCCAGGGAAGATCATCGTAATTAAAACTTCGGCGGGTAATTATGCCAAGGTTGAAATGATAAGCTATTACAAGGGCAACCCAAACACAACAACTGCCGAATTTGCCAACCTTGCCACCAGGCCCGCATCGCGCTATTATACCTTCCGTTTTGCTTACCAGGGCGATGGTACAACCAGTTTACAATAG
- a CDS encoding TonB-dependent receptor plug domain-containing protein: protein MSFTIKIAYAQGPDTLTKDTTNTRQLKEVVITGTRTQKSLQQVPIPITRVTADEIKKKGLVRLNEILAEQTGMTILDDPHGQGIQIQGFDPAYTMILIDGLPLIGRNTGILELSRIPINNIDRIEIVKGPTSSLYGSEAMAGVVNIITADPAKGISGGAAVRYGTNNTADLSLNSAYKNNRFYISGFANRYSSGGYTLQPSSGLPTVSPFAGYTLNGKSYYKIDDRTTIKLSVRYYTNDQDSRYLVDNRYAAGTGTEKDFNIAPVITHRFTDKLLSTLQLYRSTYKTKSDVRYEDDQSVYDQTYFNQAFNRAELQNDYALKDNLKLTAGAGGQYETVEATRYTKLQSFTSGYGYFQVDWLPVKKLDIIAGGRYDLHSVYKSQLSPKLAASYTLSPKFTVLGSVGKGYKAPDFRQLYLNFTNAEVGYSVFGYEEASAGIQRLQQAGQIETILIDAATLKSLNAESSTAFNLGYRYKPTGKLYWTANLFRNNITNLIETAAIAIKTNGQSVFSYFNLNKVYTQGIETDLSYQVLKSLQVAAGFQYLEAYDQEVLDQIAAGKVFTKDPETNLTKIIKRSDYGGLLGRSKYTYNIRVNYQENKTGINASLRAIYRGRYGYKDTDGNGIVNRDDEYTKGYVLVNASLSKPLLKDAIRVQLTAQNLLNYKDAQVILNLPGRLIYAGIAYNFIKK from the coding sequence ATGTCATTTACAATCAAGATAGCTTATGCGCAAGGGCCGGATACATTAACAAAGGATACAACGAACACCAGGCAGCTGAAAGAAGTTGTAATCACGGGTACCCGCACCCAAAAAAGCCTGCAACAGGTGCCAATACCAATTACCCGCGTTACCGCCGATGAGATAAAAAAGAAAGGACTGGTAAGGCTCAACGAAATTTTGGCCGAGCAAACCGGGATGACCATTTTAGATGACCCGCACGGCCAGGGCATACAAATCCAGGGCTTTGATCCTGCCTATACCATGATTTTAATAGACGGGCTACCTTTAATTGGCCGCAATACGGGTATCCTGGAGCTTTCCAGGATACCCATTAATAATATCGACCGGATTGAAATTGTAAAAGGCCCTACATCTTCCCTGTACGGCAGCGAAGCGATGGCCGGGGTTGTAAATATCATTACTGCCGATCCGGCGAAGGGAATATCGGGCGGGGCAGCAGTTAGGTACGGTACCAATAATACCGCAGACCTTAGCTTAAATTCGGCCTACAAAAATAACCGGTTCTATATTTCGGGCTTTGCCAACCGTTACAGCAGCGGCGGTTATACATTGCAGCCTTCATCGGGCCTGCCTACGGTTTCCCCCTTCGCGGGCTATACGCTTAATGGCAAATCATATTACAAAATAGATGATAGAACAACCATCAAACTTTCGGTAAGGTATTATACCAATGATCAGGATAGCAGGTACCTGGTTGATAACCGCTATGCTGCGGGTACGGGTACCGAAAAAGATTTTAATATAGCTCCCGTGATTACTCATCGATTTACCGATAAGCTACTATCTACCTTACAACTTTACCGCTCAACCTATAAAACCAAATCGGATGTAAGGTATGAGGATGACCAGTCTGTATATGACCAGACCTATTTTAACCAGGCCTTTAACCGTGCCGAACTGCAAAATGATTACGCTTTAAAGGATAACCTGAAACTAACCGCCGGGGCGGGTGGCCAGTATGAAACGGTTGAAGCTACACGGTACACCAAACTACAATCGTTCACATCGGGCTATGGATACTTCCAGGTCGACTGGCTGCCGGTAAAAAAGCTGGATATTATTGCCGGTGGCAGGTATGATTTGCACAGCGTTTACAAATCGCAATTAAGCCCCAAACTGGCAGCAAGCTATACGCTTAGTCCAAAATTTACGGTATTAGGCTCAGTTGGTAAAGGGTATAAGGCGCCCGACTTTCGCCAGCTTTATTTAAACTTTACCAATGCCGAAGTTGGTTACAGCGTTTTTGGTTACGAAGAAGCGAGCGCAGGTATACAGCGCTTACAACAGGCCGGTCAAATTGAAACCATATTGATAGATGCCGCTACGCTGAAAAGTTTAAATGCCGAAAGCTCCACCGCCTTTAATTTGGGTTACCGGTACAAACCCACAGGAAAACTTTATTGGACAGCCAACCTGTTCCGTAACAATATTACCAACCTGATAGAGACAGCAGCCATAGCCATAAAAACCAACGGCCAATCTGTTTTCTCCTACTTCAACCTCAATAAGGTTTATACGCAGGGTATTGAAACCGACCTGAGCTACCAGGTATTGAAGTCGTTACAGGTGGCGGCTGGTTTTCAATACCTGGAAGCATATGACCAGGAGGTTTTGGATCAGATAGCTGCGGGTAAGGTTTTTACCAAAGACCCCGAAACCAATCTTACTAAAATTATTAAAAGAAGTGATTACGGCGGTCTGCTCGGCCGGTCAAAATACACGTACAATATCCGTGTAAACTACCAGGAAAATAAAACAGGTATCAATGCTTCCTTAAGAGCAATCTATCGCGGCAGATACGGCTATAAGGATACCGATGGAAACGGCATTGTAAACCGAGATGACGAATACACCAAAGGATACGTGCTGGTTAACGCATCGCTATCCAAACCTTTACTAAAAGATGCCATCAGGGTACAGCTTACGGCCCAAAACCTGCTGAATTATAAAGATGCCCAGGTTATTCTTAACCTGCCAGGCAGGCTTATCTACGCCGGGATAGCCTATAATTTTATTAAAAAATAA
- a CDS encoding helix-turn-helix transcriptional regulator — MIRITSALSDDYVYQFNTHTREKAVFNQTGSWGSIRIVTIELANIRFFVVDFEGNKTYPVTVEVDTQCLMMVFTLSGQSQPGLGRLPFCEAEHCCFFSPGHLKFKAALQGNLLLFVVCFVGDSLKKSMPLPMNPGQLNLLQTSRPTTLQMSQVIRGIMRNIDKKGNHHIYFEAKALELLFLKLEQVAALAGQPAKSFLKIHDLDRIYQAKSIVEENLLNPCSLIELAHKVGLNDFKLKKGFREVLGTTVFGYLYDLRMDKAKLLLKDGKPVREVAFEVGYKNAHHFTAAFKKKFGYLPSKINKLLSLFVFLLSLID, encoded by the coding sequence ATGATCAGGATCACTTCTGCCTTATCGGATGATTATGTTTACCAATTCAATACTCATACAAGGGAAAAAGCTGTATTTAACCAAACCGGGAGCTGGGGCAGTATCAGGATTGTAACCATAGAGTTGGCCAATATCCGCTTCTTTGTGGTTGATTTTGAGGGTAATAAAACATACCCGGTTACGGTGGAGGTTGACACCCAATGCCTGATGATGGTGTTTACTTTATCGGGACAATCTCAACCAGGTTTAGGGCGTCTGCCATTTTGTGAAGCAGAACATTGTTGCTTTTTTTCGCCTGGGCATCTAAAATTTAAGGCAGCCCTGCAGGGTAACTTGTTACTCTTCGTGGTTTGTTTCGTGGGCGATAGTTTAAAAAAGAGTATGCCGTTACCTATGAACCCCGGACAGTTGAATTTACTTCAAACAAGCAGACCAACCACGCTGCAAATGAGTCAGGTTATTAGGGGTATAATGCGTAATATTGATAAAAAGGGGAATCATCATATTTATTTTGAAGCGAAGGCGCTGGAGTTACTTTTCCTTAAATTGGAACAGGTAGCGGCTTTAGCCGGCCAACCGGCCAAATCATTTTTAAAAATCCATGACCTGGATCGGATCTATCAGGCTAAAAGCATAGTGGAGGAAAATCTGTTAAATCCCTGTTCGCTGATTGAACTTGCGCATAAAGTAGGCCTTAACGATTTTAAACTAAAAAAAGGATTCAGAGAAGTTTTGGGGACAACGGTTTTTGGTTATTTGTACGACCTGCGGATGGACAAAGCAAAACTGCTTTTAAAAGACGGGAAACCGGTAAGGGAAGTAGCCTTTGAAGTAGGGTATAAAAACGCTCACCATTTTACAGCGGCATTCAAAAAAAAGTTTGGTTACCTGCCCAGCAAAATTAATAAGCTTTTAAGTTTGTTTGTTTTTCTGCTTTCGTTGATTGATTAA
- a CDS encoding TapB family protein produces MKKLIILLLCTAVGMHTTSAQTCNQFINNVDGKKLSYINHDARGQQQMTAVYTSTKKDASTVAVHAVISDHNGKVMGTGDSEMICSGNVIKIDMKSFIPAASMKQYGDIQVSGEARYLTYPTDIKTGQTLDDGSVTINMNNGGAAKGEMQMDIVNRKVEATETVTTGAGTFDCFKIAYDATTTVKMAGISIPFRIKVTEWFAPKLGRFVKSETYNKNSKLMGTMTLESIN; encoded by the coding sequence ATGAAAAAATTAATCATCCTGCTGTTATGTACTGCTGTTGGCATGCATACAACCAGCGCGCAAACCTGCAACCAGTTCATCAACAATGTCGACGGCAAAAAACTTAGCTATATTAACCACGATGCCAGGGGACAGCAACAAATGACCGCGGTTTACACCAGCACCAAAAAAGATGCATCGACGGTGGCGGTGCATGCTGTTATCAGCGATCATAATGGCAAAGTTATGGGCACCGGCGACTCGGAGATGATTTGCAGCGGTAATGTTATCAAAATTGACATGAAATCGTTTATCCCTGCTGCCTCCATGAAGCAATACGGCGATATACAGGTGAGCGGCGAAGCCAGGTACCTTACTTATCCGACCGATATTAAAACTGGGCAAACTCTTGATGATGGATCGGTAACCATCAACATGAACAATGGCGGCGCAGCAAAAGGGGAGATGCAAATGGACATTGTTAACCGCAAAGTAGAAGCAACCGAGACAGTAACCACAGGCGCAGGTACTTTTGATTGCTTTAAAATAGCTTACGATGCTACGACCACGGTAAAGATGGCGGGCATCAGTATACCTTTCCGGATAAAAGTAACCGAGTGGTTTGCTCCAAAACTGGGGCGTTTTGTAAAGTCAGAAACCTATAATAAAAATAGTAAGCTGATGGGTACTATGACGCTGGAGTCCATCAACTAA
- a CDS encoding chromate resistance protein ChrB domain-containing protein, which produces MKWITRQHPKIDRIACPWLIKRFIDPDAEIIYVPVDQVISQAATLNAIPFDIPGVEYTHYDDQCSFDYFIKKHQLKDIALDRIAAIVRGADTDRHDFAPQAAGLSAIFLGLSRNIPDDHELLELGIKVYDGLYTWAKYLYEQKHIQEPVEFILLEVFNKYLKQQGSKKAPAWAKEIKEMIQDQIDTNMSLSLQQVSEELKINPAYLSREFSRYFENLSFGDYIRKMRIEKSINLMETTDYSLTEIAYLTGFSDQSHFNRIFKKQMGMRASEYKKNLVKK; this is translated from the coding sequence ATGAAATGGATTACCCGCCAACATCCGAAGATTGACCGTATAGCCTGCCCCTGGCTTATTAAACGCTTTATTGACCCTGATGCCGAAATTATTTATGTACCGGTAGACCAGGTAATTTCGCAGGCCGCGACCTTGAACGCTATTCCCTTTGATATTCCGGGTGTGGAGTACACGCATTACGATGACCAGTGCAGCTTTGATTATTTTATAAAGAAACATCAGCTTAAGGATATCGCACTCGACCGTATAGCCGCCATTGTACGCGGTGCCGATACGGATAGGCATGATTTTGCCCCGCAGGCAGCGGGTTTGTCGGCTATTTTTTTAGGATTATCAAGAAACATCCCGGACGACCACGAATTGCTGGAGCTGGGCATCAAAGTTTACGATGGTTTATACACCTGGGCTAAATACCTGTACGAGCAAAAACATATCCAGGAGCCTGTAGAATTCATTTTACTGGAAGTTTTTAATAAATACCTGAAGCAGCAAGGCTCAAAAAAAGCGCCCGCGTGGGCAAAAGAGATCAAGGAGATGATCCAGGACCAAATTGATACCAATATGAGCCTGAGCCTGCAACAGGTGTCAGAAGAACTGAAGATTAACCCGGCCTACCTGTCGCGGGAGTTTTCAAGGTACTTCGAAAATTTATCCTTCGGCGACTATATCCGTAAAATGCGTATCGAAAAGTCAATAAACCTGATGGAAACCACCGATTACTCATTAACAGAGATTGCTTACCTCACCGGATTTTCGGACCAAAGCCATTTTAACCGGATATTTAAAAAGCAAATGGGGATGAGAGCGTCTGAATACAAAAAAAACCTGGTGAAAAAGTAA
- a CDS encoding TolC family protein yields the protein MKYPNLPAFPKICMLAGVLFCFLLPRQTLGQQSKPYLDSLLHTATANYPLIKAKKLQTQALQYAVKYKQNGIIPSLNASYQVDYATANNITGMVYPQFITPISGPPSKGNDYSGVPGSAASLNLQWEPITFGQRGAEVDLAKGRLKYGQADENLTLFQHQVNVIGAWLNYLLVSDLIKVYRSNIDKAAFNLKQAQTLVISGLRPGTDSSSFQSEYTRAQMQLIAFERQQDSTLIALKELVGGHLPAGLAVDTSLFKKLPVIALTDTITTNHPEVQLGQANVNANELALKSLKRSILPKLTLWSTGYGRGSSIGADGSVNSGDGWRFQRYNYGVGAQIAFPILEVFRQRPLWKQQELITASSREQLLQTELHLNTQKEIAASNFQRALQSAQLAPQQLHSAEYTYKGIQSRYKSGLINYYDVIQAQQLLFQSAATVSIAYYSAWRALLNEAAYSGNLNLFLNQYGK from the coding sequence ATGAAATATCCCAATTTACCCGCGTTTCCAAAAATCTGCATGCTTGCAGGTGTGCTTTTTTGTTTTTTACTTCCCAGGCAAACCTTGGGGCAGCAAAGTAAGCCCTATCTTGATTCCCTGCTGCATACTGCAACGGCTAATTATCCTTTGATAAAAGCAAAAAAGCTGCAAACCCAGGCACTGCAATACGCTGTAAAGTATAAGCAGAATGGTATTATTCCGTCGCTGAATGCATCGTACCAGGTAGATTATGCAACCGCCAACAACATCACCGGTATGGTTTATCCGCAATTTATTACACCCATCAGCGGGCCGCCAAGTAAGGGTAATGATTATAGCGGTGTGCCGGGGAGCGCAGCCTCGCTTAACCTACAATGGGAACCTATTACTTTTGGCCAGCGTGGCGCCGAGGTTGATTTGGCTAAGGGTAGATTGAAATACGGGCAGGCGGACGAGAACTTAACCCTGTTTCAGCACCAGGTAAATGTAATTGGCGCCTGGTTAAATTATTTGCTGGTTAGCGATCTGATTAAAGTTTACCGGTCAAATATTGATAAGGCAGCGTTTAACTTAAAACAGGCCCAAACCCTGGTGATAAGCGGTTTACGGCCAGGAACCGATTCTTCGTCCTTTCAATCGGAATATACCCGGGCCCAAATGCAGCTAATTGCTTTTGAAAGGCAACAGGATTCTACATTGATAGCGCTTAAAGAACTTGTAGGTGGCCATTTACCCGCCGGCCTGGCGGTTGATACGTCACTTTTTAAAAAACTACCGGTAATTGCTTTAACCGATACAATAACAACCAACCACCCCGAAGTGCAATTGGGACAGGCCAACGTAAATGCCAATGAACTGGCGTTAAAATCATTAAAGCGAAGCATCCTGCCCAAATTAACCTTATGGAGCACCGGTTATGGCCGGGGATCGAGCATTGGTGCCGATGGTTCGGTAAACTCCGGCGACGGCTGGCGTTTTCAGCGGTATAATTATGGGGTGGGAGCACAAATTGCTTTTCCGATACTGGAAGTTTTCAGGCAGAGACCGCTTTGGAAACAACAGGAACTTATTACCGCATCAAGCCGTGAACAACTTTTGCAAACGGAATTGCACCTAAATACCCAAAAAGAAATTGCAGCCTCCAACTTTCAAAGGGCGCTGCAATCGGCACAACTTGCCCCGCAGCAATTACATTCTGCCGAGTATACCTACAAGGGCATTCAATCAAGATATAAGTCGGGCCTTATTAATTATTATGATGTGATACAGGCACAACAATTATTATTTCAGTCGGCAGCCACAGTTAGCATCGCTTATTACAGTGCATGGCGGGCATTATTAAATGAAGCGGCCTATAGCGGCAACCTGAACCTGTTTTTAAATCAATACGGCAAATGA